DNA from Brassica napus cultivar Da-Ae chromosome C4, Da-Ae, whole genome shotgun sequence:
ttacTTAGTAACAAAATAGATAGATAAACAAAGGTCGATCATGTTGTGCGTGAACAAGATAGTttacttgtaaatatataaacaaaaatacgtaaatgaataaaaatctgGCCGCGGCGGAAGAcaagaaaaatagagacaaagAAACAAACGCCGAAACCGCGTGGGTCCGAACGACGTTGTCGCTTGTAATAAGTTGTAATATTTTGCATGCAAGATATATTGTTGTTAGGtcacatgtttatatatataaagagagagcctCCAGTGAAAGATATAACCTGTTATCATTGTTGACATTAATGTTAAGCATTTAAACATGGGAAGAAACTAGAAAGGTAGCTTGCAAAAATCTAAGGTGGGTGacctcttcttttgtttttctgctGGATTTGTTATAAGAAGAGATTTAAATTAACTTTTCAGGTTTACTTTAAGTTGATATTATGCTATTTTATGTGTTCATATTCTAAATGATCAGAACCTAGTTCAAGCTGATACAAACTCGATGATATTCGTTTCACAGTTTAGGATCTAGTTAAGTTGAATTGTTTATCTATAATTTAATgagagaaaaaacaaaagacagttcatatttatatagaaatttgcGACACTGTATAGCATTGACGGTGTCTGTATGAATGTACTCGGATATCAACCGAAAGGTACAATGCATTAAACCTCTCTCGTAGAAAATTCCAAGCATAAAGTTGTAAAGGAAGAGACAGATGCTGCAGAATTGGTCAAAATCATTTTGacaaatctaaataaaaaacaatcaaatgtcactttcaaaataattactagcgacaaaaaaaaaatactacttcctcagtttttttaatataaatcattttagaaaattttttatgttctaaattatatgacgttttcaattttttatgtaaaatttattaacacttaatgttatatgaccaatgataatataacttctattttattattggttgatttgtggttagctAAATaactaatgatgtttttgtttagaaaatataaaaatttaatgattttttaatctatgCGTACAATTCTGGAaagacttatattaaaaaacgaaacgaattgttataaaccatttagtgatCGACCCATTTATCAGCCCGTGTAGCAAGACGGGCCAAGCCCATCCGCAGGATCATATTGGCacctatctactcttgtgtttatctacattatagCTGGTGTTTATCTTATgtattgctagtcattatctagttaaggataagtacgatctcatgtcgatccagtacttagaccttcattaccatatgtatataaagaccagttggtcgacctaataatacacacaagttcccctcttcattcaaaacacgttatcagcacgacctTGTCTCTAAACCCTTCCAAAAATCCACCACCCATAAATCAGAAACCAAACGATCTCTTGCTATTTTCCGGCGACTCCTAAAGCTCTTCCAGTCGCTTCCTTTTCTCTCTGTCAGCAACCAGCAGCAGCTCTCTCTCCTCACAGACCGTTCAACTCATCACAAAAGGTTCAGGTATCTtcagaaaactcaaaacaaaaccaaaaaggaTTTAAACCCTCAGCCGCATACATACAGTTACATCTAGCTGTATGTCTTTGcagaataaaatctaaaaccctaatctatttTCAAAGCTTAAATCTCGTCTTGTTTCACCCTGTTTaagctttttttattttttttaatctttctgATGTGAGTTAATTGCTAGAACCTTTTAGGTTGACAAttacaccaattttttttacatatccgACTGCTGCATCAACTTAATCTGATTGTTTGCTTGCATTAGAAACTTGTTCTTGAATGTTTAAAGTCTTTCTCTGATATGTTGAAATCGACTGCAACCTGTCTCAAatttgaaagattttttttaaatatttttaagataaatccgatttttcttatagataaatctgaaatttttaaagataaatccgattttttttgataaatccgactgaaaacaatatattatatattttaattcgattttcctattttttaaaaaaccttatatctttatcttaaataaaaaaaaataggattttCAACATTTATCCGAAAAATatcgatttatttttttttcctaatcctaCTAGGAATAGGAATTGCTAgtatttatctgaaaataaataaatttcggATTATTACTGATATACTAGcattatcaaatcattatatttaatctGATAAATATCGAAAACAGATAAAAGTAAGAAATGATtgcatttttttgaaaatgtatactaatctgatttcatgcatggatttaactttatctcgattttgtataggtttaactttaccttcctgcataTCACATGAAATCATCTGATTAGGATAGATCATTCACACTGATTAGTTTACTTTCATGTCGAAAATTGATAAAACTGATCAGATTTCATGCAATGGATTTAACTTTATCCTAGatgtataggtttaactttcTCTTCCTGCATATACATGAAATCGTTTGgatcattgaaaaaaaaatattgttatttactTGCATTGCTTGTACCCGACTGAAAGAGTATGTGAATGATCcgattattttcttactaatggggataaactacaaatatttttcagatGTCAAAGATTGCGAATCTTGATTTCAGTGCTTTGAAAAGCAATGGTGACAACTACCTGGAATGGGCGCTTGATGCAAAGATCATGCTGCGATCAAAAGATCTTGGTGACACAATCACCGAAGACAACAATTCCAGTGACAAAGACAAGTATAGAGCTATCTACATGATACGCCACCATCTCCAAGAGAACTTGAAAACTCAGTACATGACCATGGAAAATCCATATGACCTTTGGATCGCTTTACAGCGAAGATATgaccaccagaaaacggtgttgcttccaaaggctcaATATGATTGGAAACACATAAGGTTCTTGGACTACAAATCAGTAGACGAGTACAACTCAGTCCTGTTCAGAATTGTGTCCTTGTTAAGGTTATGTGGTGAAAAAGTAACCGAGGAAGAGATGCTTAATAAAACTCTCTCCACGTTTCCTCAAACCAACATGGTATTGCAACAGCAGTACAGAGAGAGGAATTTCGCCACATATACTGAGTTGATAGAATGTCTCTTGTTGGCTGAAGCTAACAACGAACTGTTATTgaaaaacagtgagatgagacctcctGGTACAGCTCCATTACCCGACATCTCTAAGCTGGCTATAGAGCCAAAGAAAGAGAGTAACCTTGTCCAACACAATGACCATCCCGGTCCAAACCGTGGAAGAAGTCAAGGACGAGGTCGTGGTTCTTTTAAAGCACACGGGCGAGGACGTGGTCGCGGTACCACACCCGGCTTTAGCCGTGGTCGTGGCCGAGGCCGTAGTGTGTCTTTTAAACCACAGATCAAAGCTGATCGATGCCACAGATGTGGTATGGGTAATCATTGGGCAAAGAATTGCCGAACTCCTAAGCATTTGTGTGAGCTTTACATGGAGAGCTTAAAAAGAAACCCGGAAGCTAACATGGTTCGAGACCCGggatatgatgatgatgatgatgacttggAAGACGTCCAGGATCACCAGCACGAGTCAGACAAAGTTGATCACATGGAGTTTGAAACTTCAGACATACTGAAATAAGGAATTAAAATTCCATAtcgtttttttattgttttcccCTGGATTTGGTGTTCTTTAAGATTGTTTA
Protein-coding regions in this window:
- the LOC106373380 gene encoding uncharacterized protein LOC106373380, which produces MSKIANLDFSALKSNGDNYLEWALDAKIMLRSKDLGDTITEDNNSSDKDKYRAIYMIRHHLQENLKTQYMTMENPYDLWIALQRRYDHQKTVLLPKAQYDWKHIRFLDYKSVDEYNSVLFRIVSLLRLCGEKVTEEEMLNKTLSTFPQTNMVLQQQYRERNFATYTELIECLLLAEANNELLLKNSEMRPPGTAPLPDISKLAIEPKKESNLVQHNDHPGPNRGRSQGRGRGSFKAHGRGRGRGTTPGFSRGRGRGRSVSFKPQIKADRCHRCGMGNHWAKNCRTPKHLCELYMESLKRNPEANMVRDPGYDDDDDDLEDVQDHQHESDKVDHMEFETSDILK